The Tolypothrix sp. NIES-4075 DNA segment ATGTTTGATCGTAAAGAGCGGTAATCATTAAAATCGGTGTGTTTGCCCCTCCAGGAAGTTTTTGTAATTCGGTGCAGCAGGTAAATCCATCCATCACGGGCATGATAGCATCAATCAGCACAATTTCTGGCTGTAGCCGAGTATAAGCAGCTAGCGCTTCGGAACCATTACTTGCTTCTGCCACCTGATATCCTGCTTCTTGCATCAAGTCGCACAGCTGCATTCTTATTAAATCATTGTCCTCTACAACCAGAATTAGGTTTGTCATTGGTCATTGGGCACGGGGCATTGGGCATGGGGCATTGGGCATCGGGCATCGGGCATCGGGCAGGGGGCATCGGGCATTGATAACTTGTTGCCAGTCTCTGACTGGGGATGCTTCACTACTGGCTGCTGTCTCCAAATCTAACACGAGCTTCAGACTCGGTAGTTACACTACTTGGCAGAGTCTTGTAACGATAAAAACGAGAAGTTTCGAGTTCGGAACATCAACTTTCGAGTTCGGAACATCAACTTTCGAGTTCGGAACATCAACTTTCGAGTTCGGAACACCAACTTTCGAGTTCTGAACACCAACTTTCGAGTTCTGAACACCAACTTTCGAGTTCTGAACACCAACTTTCGAGTTCGGAACATCAACTTTCGAGTTCGGAACATCAACTTTCGAGTTCGGAACATCAACTTTCGAGTTCTGAACACGAAGTTTCGAGTTCCGAGGCTCAAAACTTTAACATTAGTAGGACTTACGCACGAATAATCGGATAACGAACCGCAGAGGACACAGAGTTAACAGCGGAAAGTCTGAGCGGAGGTTACGAGCGTTCCCCGTTCGCTGCGCGTCTCCTTTAGGAGAAGGGGTTGCCGCAGGCATCAGAACTTTCCAAGAGAGAGGAATAAGAGTTTGAGAGAGTTTCTGCGTAAGTCCTAATTATGGATTATAAACTTTAACCAATGCCCAATGCCCAATGCCCAATGCCCCATGCCCCATGCCCAATGCCCAATGCCCAATGCCCAATGCCCCTTTACCCCTCCTCAAATTGCCCTATGCCCCATGCCCAAGTACTTGATGTAAACTTTGTAATAATTCTTGCGTCGTATAGGGTTTTGGCAAAAAGGCTGGGTGTTTATATGTTTTATTTAATAAGACTTGCTCGCTTATTGGCAATCCACTGACTGTAATAATAGGCAGTAGCGGATTCATTTTTTTCAAAGTGTTAATGGTGGTGGCTCCATCCATGTTGGGCATCATCATATCAATAATTGCGGCTTTAATTTCGTTTTTGTGCTGGGCGTAGAGTGCGATCGCCTCAATGCCATCACTTGCAGTAATTGCTTTGTAGTTATATTTTTCTAAAGAGGTTGTGGTAATCTCGCGAATCGAGGCTTCGTCATCGACAATCAAAATCAATTCTTTGTGTCCGGTGAATATTTCCTGATTTTCTTCTTGCCGGATTGCGTCTGTATTCACTGCTGGCAAATAAACTTTAAATTTTGTACCTTTGGCGATCGCACTTGATAGGGTGATAAAGCCTCCGTGACTTTTAACAATGCCCATTACTGTGGAAAGTCCTAAACCTGTACCTTTACCAAACTCTTTTGTGGTGAAAAATGGCTCAAAAATTCTATCCAAGGTTTCTTGACTAATGCCAATTCCTGTATCTGCAACGCTCAAGAGTATATATGAACCAACTTTCGCATCAAGTTGCATTTTGGCAAAGTTTTCATCAATGAAGATATTCTTAGCAGAAATGTTTAATGTGCCCCCACTGGGCATAGCATCACGAGCATTGACACACAAATTTATCAATACTTGATGTATTTGGGTGCTATCGCCACAAATTTGCCATAAGTCTGGTTGAATTTCTGTCTGAAGTGTAATTGATTTAGGAAATGTTTGCTCGATAATTTGCTTTATTTCTAAAATCTGATGTTTTAGCTGAAGCACAGTGCGATCGCCTTCGATTCCCCGCGCAAAAGAAAGCACTTGTTTAACCAAACTAGCACCGCGTTTGGCGTTGTTTTCTACTATCGATATAACTTTCTGACTGCGCTCATCCGATAGTTTTGCCTTTAACAGTGGCACTGACATCAAAATCGGTGACAGCGTATTATTTAAATCATGAGCAATACCACTAGCAAGTGTGCCAAGACTCTCCATCCGCTGGACACGTAAAAATTGCGTTTCTAGTTGTTTTTTCTGGGTTATGTCGGTATCTACAACCAAAATTGATTTAGCTTTTTGATGCTCATCGCGAACTAAAGTCCAACGACTTTCAACGATGATTTGTTTACCTGATTTGGTATTTTTTTGTAACTCACCCTGCCAAGAGTTATTTGACAAAACAGCCTGATAAATTTCTTGTTGCAGCAAAGGTTTATTATCTAATTGATTAATATTTTCGCCCATAGCTTCTTCTGCTTTCCAGCCATAAAGCTTTTCGGCGGTTTTGTTCCATAATAAAACTTTGTTGGATAAATCTCGCACAACAATTGCATCACAAGAGATATCAAGTAATGCTGCTTGTTCGCGGACTTGCTGTTCTGCTTGTTTGCGTTCTGTGATATCCTCAACTATATAAGCAAATCTTTGGGGGCTGCTGCAACATGTAGCAATTGAAGAGACAGTTGCTCTGAGCCATTTTTTAGCATCCCCAGTTTCGTGAAGATATTCAAAGCTGACAGGCGATCGCGTTTTTGCTGCTTGACTGTAGTGATTAATCCACTTACGTAGATACTTTTGAGGTACACCCATATTGCTCGCAAAGCGATTTTTCATCGCTTCGGGAGTGACTCCAAAAAATTTGGCGCTAGCGGCATTATCAGAAATATGTTTGATGTCATCATACCTTAGCTCCACAGTTCCCATCATCATTGGTGCGCTGTCAAAAAAGCTCTTAAGGGTAGATTCACTTTCGTGTAGTGCTTCTTTTGCTTGCTTGCAGTCAGTTTCAATGCTTGCTAATTCAGCTGAATTTCGTCGGATTTCTAATTGTCTAATTATCACACGGCTAATAGCTCTGAGTGCTTCTAGCTGTTCTGAAGTAATTTGGCGTGGTTTTTGATCGACTATACACACAGTCCCAATCGCTTCTCCGCCTGGTGCTATCAAAGGTACACCAGCGTAAAATCTTACATAAGGTTCAGACGTAACTACAGAAGCTGAAGCATATCGTTCATCAGCCAAGGTGTCAGGGATAACCAAACTATCGCCATTTTCGATGCAAAACGGACAAAACCCAATATCTCTAGGCATTTGCTCTACATCCAGCCCGATTTTGGCTTTGAACCAGTGACGCGTGCTGTCTATGAGATTAATTACGGCGATCGCTGTGCCACAAATTTGCGTGGCTAAAAATGCCAGATCGTCAAATACCTGTTCTGGTGGAGTGTCGAGAATTTGATATTGACGCAGAGCCTCAAGCCTTCTTGCTTCGTTTTTAACAGTTAAAGTATTCATAAAATTTTCCTAACAATTGCTTAATTACAACTTGCCCTTGTCTTATTTATGGTTGTTGCTCGCTTCAACAAGCAGGGAAGCTGTAATCATGGCTTGAGAATGCTGCATACCTCAAATTTTTCCTTCCAGCCATACACATCTGCTAAAAACTTGCTTTGCGCTTAATTTGCCGACATAGCAAGCACAGTGCGATCGCACTGTGCTTAAGAGCTTCAAACAAGTCACTATCCAAATATCTAAAACAGTCAGCAGCTCAGTTCGTCACTGTCCCTATAGTAATATGTCTTTAGGAGGATGACAGATTTCTTGGGAAAATTCCGCAAATGCACCTAATAGATACATCAATTACGTACTTATTGGCATTTTTTTTGAGAAAAAGGCTGTTAAAACTAGAGTTTTAGGTTGAACTACTTAGTATTTATAGCGTAGATGAAGTAATAAGGGGAGAGGGGGATGGGGAGATGGGGAGATGGGGGGAAAGAATTATTCTCATTGTCTCCTTGTCAAGAAAGTCCCCTGCCTCTTGTCTGTTTAAATTAAGTAGTAGATACTGATGCCGAATAAAATGAACTCAGTTAAGACAACAACACCTGCCTCTGGGATTAAACCAAGTGCTAAAGATAGCTTTGCGATTACTTTTGCACCGTTGTCTGTTGAGGAAGCCTATGCTAAAGCTGACGATCAAGCCAATGGTGCGATCGTGCTGATGAGTGGAATGGTTCGCAATCAAACAGATGGCAAAGCTGTGATGTCACTGGAGTATCAAGCTTACGAACCGATGGCGCTGCGGGTATTTCATCAAATTGCGGCTGATATTCGTTCCTCTTGGTCTGATGTGAGTCGAGTTGTGATTTATCATCGCGTTGGACACTTAAAAATCGGCGAAATCAGCGTTTTAGTAGCGGTGGGTTGTCCTCATCGCCGTGAGGCTTTTGAAGCTTGCCGTTATGCGATTGATACCCTCAAACATACCGCACCGATATGGAAAAAAGAACATTGGCAAGACGGTTCGAGTAGCTGGGTAAGCATTGGTGCTTGTGAAACTCAAGATTGTGAATAAAGGGAATGGGGAATTGGGAATTGGGAATTGGTAATTGGTAATTGGTAATTGGTAATTTTTTTACTATTCCCTCCTCCCCCATTCCCCATTACCCAGCTTCATAATTTGTTTCAATTATTTACATTTTTCTCTGTTGATATTGCAGTTTGTTAAAGTTTTTTGTATCCCAAAGGACTATTCCTTTAGACTGATCAACAATCGGAAAAGTTGGGACATCCAAACATGCATTCAGTAAACTTAATTTGTCACGAATTTGTCGTTGCTGTTTCTTTTGTGGCTTGTATTGCTGGTTTGTTGCTTCTGTGGGATCGCAAGCAACAAAAAAATGAATGGGAAGAAACCGAGCGAATTCTATTGAGAATGAGCTTTACTTACTGGTTAGTTTACTGCGTTGCTTTTGGTATTGAGAAAGTAGTTTTACCGGAATGGTCAGCGGTAGTAATGTCGTTGAGAATGACAACAGCATTGTCATATTTATTAACATTTTCTTGCATTCTCAGTCTGCCGCTACACAAATTTGCAGTGCATCAGGTTGAAGAATAGTTATTTGTTATTTGTGACTGGGGTCAAATTACTATTACTTTCTCATGGCGATCGCGATCGCTTCAGAGAGTTCATCCTGATCCAAAGTGGTCAGGATAAACACCTCTTGCACCGTTTTACCCTGACGTGCGATTACTTTAAAACCTCCGCGAATCGGTACAGACACGCGCAATTGCATTTTTGGGCAGTGACCTTTCACCCGTCCAATCACTCCTGGTGTGACAGTTTGCAGTCCCTCGTGCTGGCAGAGACGTTCTAAAATAGGAATAAGACCGGGAATGTGGGTTGAGTGATTCCAAACTAATCTGGCATCGCTAGGTTTGCCCATTGTGATTATGCTGCTTCTAAAGGAGCCATTGTTAAGCCAGCTCGACGCAACTGTTGATGATACAGTTCCGCTGGTTCTTGTGGACCAACCCAAACGATCGCTTGACCTTCATAATGCACCTGGTTAGTCAAATCCCAAGCGCGATCGGGTGTCATCCCTGGTATATACTTTACCAAACACTCAGCCACATGCTGAAATGTATTAAAATCATCATTTAAAACAATGACTTTAAAGTTTGGATAAAGCTTTTGAGTAGCTTGACTAGACCGTTCAGGAGCTACAGTTGGTGCTGTCGCCATTCCGTAAACAGCTGCTGAAAGTCTGGTAATCATACAAGAGGATTTTACAAAACTACACTACAAATTACTAGTTTAGTTCATAGGTGGTGGATGGTGGGTGGTGGATGGTGGATAGTGGATAGTGGATGGTGGATAGTGGGTGGTGGATAAGAGTAATTTTTGACAAGCATTAAGCCTTAACCATCAAGCATTAAGCCTTAACCATCAAGCATTAAGCCTTAACCATCAAGCATTAAGCCTTAACCATCAAGCATTAAGCCTTAACCATCAAGCATTAAGCCTTAACCATCAAGCATTAAGCCTCAACCATCAAGCATTAAGCCTTAACCATCAACTATCAACTATCAACTATCAACCAACAACTAACCAATTACTTCCAATCTTCCCAATTTTCATTAAAAATCGAGGTATCGGGGAAGGCAGTAGGATTGCCATTTTGTTCTAACAGACGTTTGACGGCTTCGAGTTGCGGTTCTGGGTTGGGCAAATTGTCTACTAATTGGTAAGGTGCGATCGCGTTTTTCAAAGCAAAGGCAGTAATAGTTCCCGCAGCGGCGCCAGCTGACCATTCAAATGAGTGTACTCGATATGCGGCGGCGGCAATGTGGCTAGTAGCAATACTTTTACCCCCGACTAGCAAATTGTCGATTTTCTGGGGAATCATCGCTCTCAGGGCAATTTGGAAGGGATAAGCTTGTCCGGCGCCGCGTCTTTCACCCTCACGTTCTGTATTACCAGGTGTTTCGGGTGGGCTATTCACCATGCAGGGATGAAAATCTATCGCGTAGTGACCGATACCTATAGCATCGGGGAAAATAGTGGAACGAGTCCGCCGCGCAGCGTTTTGTGCTGGGGTTTGTCCGGAAAGTACTGAGGCGGCTTCTAAACCTGAAAGTGCTGCTCGTAACCGCCGATATTCTTTATCTGCCAGTGTTTTTGCGTAATACGGATCGCTGTAATCGCGGCGAGAAATATCGATTTCCCAAATTGTAAAGCCTGCGGGTTGTCCCCAACTAGGACGCCCGATAATCCTTCGTGCTTCGCGCATGTAAGGATATTTTGATAAACCATGCACTGTCCCCATCGGTGAATTTAGCCCGGAAAGAAAGCGGTTATTGGGTTGCGGCTGCTTCGTACCATCCCCCAATTGAGAATCTGTTGTGCCGGCTACTAACCAATAATAATATCCAAAGGCATTTTCTTCAGCTTTGCGTAAAGTTTCTGTCCGCAATCCACCCATCCAACCTCCTGGCTGCAATTGCCCGCTAGCTTGCAATTGTTGACGAGAATAGATTAAATTATCTTGAGCGGTTCCTGGGCGATAATCGTTACCCCAAGTCCAGTTTTGCATGGAAATGTCCCCAGGTGCGGGATTTGTAAACTTGACACCGCCAAATTGTCCTGGCTGTCCTGGTTGGGGACTCCAAATCCGACGATAGCTGAAAACTAAGGGAAAGCTTGCCAGCCGCTTTAATTCATAGCTGTAATATGGCGAGTACTGCTGATAAAATGAAGGCATTGTTTGCGGTTGCGGGTCTTTAGTTGCCTCCATTGCAAAGGTGTAGGTAAAGCCTTGAGGACAATATTGATCATTTGTGGCACTAGAAGAAGAAGGTTCTAAATAAGAGCGATCGTCAATGCCCAAACGGTAGGGAACATCAGCTAAAGCGATAATTTCTCCGGTTTCGCTGGTGTCTACAACGTACCAATTAGGTGCATTGCTACCAGGTTTATTTGTTTGCTTGGGGACAAAGCGAATAATGTTTTTAGTGAACTTGGATGAGTTTTCGTAGCGATAAGAGTCTTCGATGCTTTGAGATAAAGTATAAGTGTTGAGCGGTGTAGAACCGACTGGTTTGTGTTCGATCGCGATCGCACTATTAATTATTTTGCCATCGCTACTAAGTTCCAACTCCTTGATTACGGTGTTGGGAAAGAATTGCAACTTGCCTTTACCGCGTTTTTCCGCATCTTTGAGCATTTGGGTGAGAATTTCGTGTCCATCGCGGGGAAGAAAGCAAGATTCGCTGACCCAGCAGTTACCAGGGTTAAGTTTGCCATATTTCTTCTCAATCCGGCTTCGCAATTCCAAATAACCGCGAGAGTAGAATTGTTTTGCGCGTTGGGTAGGACGTTCATCTAACGCAGATGTCCCCTGAGAAGAAATTTGTCCTCCCAACCAATCGGTAATTTCTGTGTGACAAACTGTGCGACCGGCAAGTAAAGCTTCGTAAGCAGTTGCAACCCCAGATAATCCACCACCGACAACCAAGATGTCACAATTGATCGTTTTGTCTGGGTTTCGGGGTGGTGTAGCGATCGCGCTGAGGGGTGCGAGAAAGGTAGATATTAAGGTAAGACTGATAAAACGTTTCATACTTTGAGAAATCCGTTCAACTCCTGTGTCACCTTTTAGACCGTACCATCATCAAAATGTTTCTCTCAACCTTTTTTGAGAAAAAAAAGGGCGATCGCTTACCTTTGGTTGAGAATTTTCACAAAATTTAGCTAATAGCTTTTTCGGCTTCATCGAAAAGTGAGGAGTGAGTACAGACGCTCTTGACATCGTGTCTGTACATTAGGAGTTTTTCCCTGTCGATTGTCAAGTTATCTACGAAACTGACAACTTCCCGGAAGCATGGGAGGGTTTCAGACTGATGTAGAGATCCTTAACACGCTTT contains these protein-coding regions:
- a CDS encoding molybdenum cofactor biosynthesis protein MoaE; the protein is MNSVKTTTPASGIKPSAKDSFAITFAPLSVEEAYAKADDQANGAIVLMSGMVRNQTDGKAVMSLEYQAYEPMALRVFHQIAADIRSSWSDVSRVVIYHRVGHLKIGEISVLVAVGCPHRREAFEACRYAIDTLKHTAPIWKKEHWQDGSSSWVSIGACETQDCE
- a CDS encoding hybrid sensor histidine kinase/response regulator; this translates as MNTLTVKNEARRLEALRQYQILDTPPEQVFDDLAFLATQICGTAIAVINLIDSTRHWFKAKIGLDVEQMPRDIGFCPFCIENGDSLVIPDTLADERYASASVVTSEPYVRFYAGVPLIAPGGEAIGTVCIVDQKPRQITSEQLEALRAISRVIIRQLEIRRNSAELASIETDCKQAKEALHESESTLKSFFDSAPMMMGTVELRYDDIKHISDNAASAKFFGVTPEAMKNRFASNMGVPQKYLRKWINHYSQAAKTRSPVSFEYLHETGDAKKWLRATVSSIATCCSSPQRFAYIVEDITERKQAEQQVREQAALLDISCDAIVVRDLSNKVLLWNKTAEKLYGWKAEEAMGENINQLDNKPLLQQEIYQAVLSNNSWQGELQKNTKSGKQIIVESRWTLVRDEHQKAKSILVVDTDITQKKQLETQFLRVQRMESLGTLASGIAHDLNNTLSPILMSVPLLKAKLSDERSQKVISIVENNAKRGASLVKQVLSFARGIEGDRTVLQLKHQILEIKQIIEQTFPKSITLQTEIQPDLWQICGDSTQIHQVLINLCVNARDAMPSGGTLNISAKNIFIDENFAKMQLDAKVGSYILLSVADTGIGISQETLDRIFEPFFTTKEFGKGTGLGLSTVMGIVKSHGGFITLSSAIAKGTKFKVYLPAVNTDAIRQEENQEIFTGHKELILIVDDEASIREITTTSLEKYNYKAITASDGIEAIALYAQHKNEIKAAIIDMMMPNMDGATTINTLKKMNPLLPIITVSGLPISEQVLLNKTYKHPAFLPKPYTTQELLQSLHQVLGHGA
- a CDS encoding DUF2103 domain-containing protein; the protein is MGKPSDARLVWNHSTHIPGLIPILERLCQHEGLQTVTPGVIGRVKGHCPKMQLRVSVPIRGGFKVIARQGKTVQEVFILTTLDQDELSEAIAIAMRK
- a CDS encoding FAD-dependent oxidoreductase, whose protein sequence is MKRFISLTLISTFLAPLSAIATPPRNPDKTINCDILVVGGGLSGVATAYEALLAGRTVCHTEITDWLGGQISSQGTSALDERPTQRAKQFYSRGYLELRSRIEKKYGKLNPGNCWVSESCFLPRDGHEILTQMLKDAEKRGKGKLQFFPNTVIKELELSSDGKIINSAIAIEHKPVGSTPLNTYTLSQSIEDSYRYENSSKFTKNIIRFVPKQTNKPGSNAPNWYVVDTSETGEIIALADVPYRLGIDDRSYLEPSSSSATNDQYCPQGFTYTFAMEATKDPQPQTMPSFYQQYSPYYSYELKRLASFPLVFSYRRIWSPQPGQPGQFGGVKFTNPAPGDISMQNWTWGNDYRPGTAQDNLIYSRQQLQASGQLQPGGWMGGLRTETLRKAEENAFGYYYWLVAGTTDSQLGDGTKQPQPNNRFLSGLNSPMGTVHGLSKYPYMREARRIIGRPSWGQPAGFTIWEIDISRRDYSDPYYAKTLADKEYRRLRAALSGLEAASVLSGQTPAQNAARRTRSTIFPDAIGIGHYAIDFHPCMVNSPPETPGNTEREGERRGAGQAYPFQIALRAMIPQKIDNLLVGGKSIATSHIAAAAYRVHSFEWSAGAAAGTITAFALKNAIAPYQLVDNLPNPEPQLEAVKRLLEQNGNPTAFPDTSIFNENWEDWK
- the clpS gene encoding ATP-dependent Clp protease adapter ClpS, which codes for MITRLSAAVYGMATAPTVAPERSSQATQKLYPNFKVIVLNDDFNTFQHVAECLVKYIPGMTPDRAWDLTNQVHYEGQAIVWVGPQEPAELYHQQLRRAGLTMAPLEAA